One Mesorhizobium sp. L-2-11 genomic region harbors:
- a CDS encoding FAD-linked oxidase C-terminal domain-containing protein — MSGLLMPKPDDATMRRRDEIVADMRIIVPGEGVVDAANSMRAFESDGLTAYRQLPLVVVLPETVAQVSRVLKYCNDRNIRVVPRGSGTSLSGGALPLEDAVLLVMSRFNRILEIDFPNRIVVAQPGVTNLGITTAVEQEGFYYAPDPSSQIACSIGGNVAENSGGVHCLKYGLTANNVLGIEMVLMNGEVVRLGGKHLDAEGYDLLGVMTGSEGLLGVVTEVTVRILKKPETARALLIGFPTSEQGGQCVADIIGAGIIPGGMEMMDRPAIHAAEDFVHAGYPLDVEALLIVELDGPGVEVDHLIGLVEAIAYRNGSTTCRISQSEQERLSFWAGRKAAFPAVGRVSPDYYCMDGTIPRKELPRVLHGMRELSEKYGLGVANVFHAGDGNLHPLILYDANVPGELDKAESFGADILRLCVKVGGVLTGEHGVGVEKRDLMPEMFNQMDLDQQMRVKCAFDPNHLLNPGKVFPQLRRCAELGRMHVHRGQTAFPDIPRF, encoded by the coding sequence ATGTCCGGCCTGCTGATGCCGAAGCCAGACGACGCCACGATGCGCCGGCGCGACGAGATCGTCGCCGATATGCGCATCATCGTGCCCGGCGAGGGCGTCGTCGACGCGGCCAATTCGATGCGCGCCTTCGAGAGCGACGGCCTCACCGCCTATCGGCAATTGCCGCTGGTCGTGGTGCTTCCCGAAACGGTGGCGCAGGTTTCGCGCGTGCTGAAATATTGCAACGACCGCAACATCCGCGTCGTGCCGCGCGGTTCCGGCACCTCGCTGTCCGGCGGCGCGCTTCCGCTGGAAGACGCCGTGCTTTTGGTCATGAGCAGGTTCAACCGCATCCTCGAGATCGATTTTCCCAACCGCATCGTCGTCGCCCAGCCGGGCGTCACCAATCTCGGCATCACCACCGCCGTCGAGCAGGAGGGCTTTTATTACGCTCCCGATCCATCCTCCCAGATCGCCTGCTCGATCGGCGGCAACGTCGCGGAGAATTCCGGTGGCGTGCATTGCCTCAAATACGGCCTCACCGCCAACAATGTGCTCGGCATCGAGATGGTGCTGATGAACGGCGAGGTGGTGCGGCTCGGTGGCAAGCATCTCGACGCCGAAGGCTACGACCTGCTCGGGGTGATGACCGGTTCCGAAGGGCTGCTTGGCGTCGTCACCGAGGTCACCGTGCGCATCCTGAAGAAGCCGGAGACGGCGCGCGCGCTGCTGATCGGCTTCCCGACCAGCGAGCAGGGCGGCCAATGCGTCGCCGACATCATCGGCGCCGGCATCATCCCGGGCGGCATGGAGATGATGGACCGCCCGGCGATCCATGCGGCCGAGGATTTCGTCCATGCCGGCTATCCCCTGGATGTCGAGGCGCTGCTGATCGTCGAGCTGGACGGGCCGGGCGTCGAGGTCGATCATTTGATCGGCCTGGTCGAAGCCATCGCCTATAGGAACGGCTCGACCACATGCCGCATCTCGCAATCGGAGCAGGAGCGGCTTAGTTTCTGGGCCGGCCGCAAGGCGGCCTTTCCGGCGGTCGGCCGCGTCTCGCCGGACTATTACTGCATGGACGGCACCATACCGCGCAAGGAACTGCCGCGCGTCTTGCACGGCATGCGTGAACTCTCCGAAAAATACGGGCTCGGCGTCGCCAATGTCTTCCATGCCGGCGACGGCAATCTGCATCCGCTGATCCTCTATGACGCCAACGTGCCGGGCGAGCTCGACAAGGCGGAAAGTTTCGGCGCCGACATTTTGCGGCTCTGCGTCAAGGTCGGCGGCGTGCTGACCGGCGAGCACGGGGTGGGGGTGGAGAAGCGCGACCTGATGCCGGAAATGTTCAACCAGATGGATCTCGACCAGCAGATGCGGGTCAAATGCGCTTTCGACCCCAACCATCTGCTCAATCCAGGCAAGGTGTTTCCGCAGCTGCGCCGCTGCGCCGAGCTCGGACGCATGCACGTGCATCGCGGCCAGACGGCGTTTCCGGACATTCCGAGGTTTTGA
- a CDS encoding DUF3422 family protein produces MADDPSNPKSQPRVKGSVMGFPAHEGRPGALGEVHARPHPLVEIPRVLVQLSFMTEAGSGVDQAVLSELSRRLGIAAPDPHARHHAMKWGKGSLRWERHTEFSTYLWEGPLSESGPRQEGSPFGNGFSPPGTVISGIRLEIRKWTQASERLIAGFDPTSLCYSLVERGNAAIVTDFRQDGDGMTRMLVLDRGLTPARTGALAQRLIDIETYRTLAMLGLPLALMLSGRARRIEDRLAQTTLEMKVAETRDNQTLLADLTELAAELEADAASSLYRFGASRAYDGIVRERLEALEEEAVPGYDTWGGFLQRRVAPAMRTCRSVEERQANLSTKLTRATTLLRTWVDVEVEKQNRDLLASMNNRARLQLRLQQTVEGLSVAAVSYYVVGLIGYVAKGASIFGRAVAPEVVTAASVPLAILLVWWGVRRVRRLHSEPAKPAGE; encoded by the coding sequence GTGGCAGATGACCCATCCAATCCAAAATCTCAGCCGCGAGTCAAAGGCAGCGTCATGGGCTTTCCCGCGCATGAGGGACGGCCTGGCGCGCTTGGCGAGGTTCACGCCCGTCCGCATCCGCTGGTCGAGATACCGCGTGTGCTGGTGCAGCTTTCGTTCATGACCGAAGCCGGGTCCGGCGTCGACCAGGCGGTGCTTTCCGAATTGTCGCGGCGCCTCGGCATCGCTGCGCCTGACCCTCATGCCCGCCACCACGCGATGAAGTGGGGCAAGGGCTCGCTGCGCTGGGAACGGCATACGGAATTCTCCACCTATCTGTGGGAAGGACCGCTCTCCGAGAGCGGCCCGCGCCAGGAAGGTTCGCCTTTCGGCAACGGCTTTTCGCCGCCGGGAACGGTTATTTCCGGCATCAGGCTCGAAATCCGTAAATGGACCCAGGCGAGCGAAAGGCTGATCGCCGGCTTCGACCCGACCAGCCTGTGCTATTCGCTGGTCGAGCGCGGCAACGCCGCCATCGTCACCGATTTCCGCCAGGATGGTGACGGCATGACCCGCATGCTGGTGCTCGATCGCGGCCTGACGCCGGCACGCACCGGCGCGCTGGCGCAGCGGCTGATCGATATCGAAACCTACCGCACGCTGGCCATGCTTGGCCTGCCGCTGGCGCTGATGCTGTCCGGTCGCGCCCGCCGCATCGAAGACCGGCTGGCGCAGACCACGCTGGAAATGAAGGTCGCCGAAACCCGCGACAACCAGACGCTGCTTGCCGACCTGACCGAGCTTGCCGCCGAACTGGAGGCCGATGCAGCCTCCAGCCTCTATCGCTTCGGCGCCAGCCGAGCCTATGACGGCATCGTCCGCGAACGGCTGGAGGCGCTGGAGGAAGAGGCAGTGCCCGGCTACGACACCTGGGGCGGCTTTCTGCAGCGCCGCGTCGCCCCCGCCATGCGCACCTGCCGTTCGGTCGAGGAGCGTCAGGCCAATTTGTCGACCAAGCTCACCCGCGCCACCACGCTGCTGCGCACCTGGGTCGACGTCGAGGTCGAGAAGCAGAACCGCGATCTGCTGGCGTCGATGAACAACCGCGCCCGCCTGCAATTGCGGCTGCAGCAGACGGTGGAAGGGCTCTCGGTCGCGGCCGTCTCCTACTACGTCGTCGGCCTCATCGGATACGTCGCCAAGGGCGCCTCGATCTTCGGCCGTGCCGTCGCGCCCGAGGTCGTCACCGCCGCCTCGGTGCCGCTCGCCATCCTGCTGGTCTGGTGGGGCGTGCGCCGAGTGCGCCGCCTGCACTCCGAACCCGCCAAGCCGGCAGGCGAGTAG
- a CDS encoding FadR/GntR family transcriptional regulator, with the protein MSDIFSRIEHSRTADEVVQQIESLILEGVLRTGDRLPGERELARRFEVSRPILRDALKTLEGRGLLTTRPGGGTHVADVIGQLFTKPVTDLISMHRKAATDYLEYRREIEAVAAEYAARRATSDDLALLDRIMARMDEAHRTGNFDDEAEIDVEFHHAICECAHNIILLHTLRSCYRLLSDGVFQNRLLVFNVPGAREALLSQHRAIYAAVKAGDPAAARQAAMDHITHVERTMAEAERSGDWQRVSRLRLMQRSEAGDGEPARKRS; encoded by the coding sequence TTGAGCGACATTTTCTCCAGGATCGAGCATTCCCGCACCGCCGACGAGGTGGTGCAGCAGATCGAGAGCCTGATCCTCGAAGGCGTTCTGCGCACTGGCGACAGGCTGCCGGGCGAGCGCGAGCTGGCGCGCCGGTTCGAGGTGTCGCGGCCGATCCTGCGCGACGCGCTGAAGACGCTGGAGGGGCGCGGGCTTTTGACGACCCGGCCCGGCGGCGGCACCCATGTCGCCGACGTCATCGGCCAGCTGTTCACCAAGCCAGTGACGGACCTGATCTCGATGCACCGCAAGGCGGCAACCGACTATCTGGAGTACCGCCGCGAGATCGAGGCGGTGGCGGCCGAGTATGCGGCGCGTCGCGCCACATCAGATGACTTGGCGCTGCTCGACCGCATCATGGCGCGCATGGACGAGGCGCACCGGACCGGAAATTTCGACGACGAGGCGGAAATCGACGTCGAGTTCCACCACGCGATCTGCGAATGTGCGCACAACATCATCCTCCTGCACACGCTGCGCTCGTGCTATCGGCTGCTGTCGGACGGCGTGTTCCAGAACCGGCTCCTGGTGTTCAACGTGCCGGGCGCGCGCGAGGCGCTGCTTTCGCAGCACCGGGCGATCTACGCGGCGGTGAAGGCCGGCGATCCGGCGGCCGCACGGCAGGCGGCGATGGACCATATCACCCATGTCGAACGCACCATGGCCGAGGCCGAGCGCAGCGGCGACTGGCAACGTGTGTCGCGGCTGAGGCTGATGCAGCGCTCCGAGGCCGGCGACGGCGAGCCGGCAAGGAAACGCTCGTGA
- a CDS encoding alpha-hydroxy acid oxidase → MSMILTIADLKDLARRRVPKMFFDYADSGGWTESTYRANEEDFQKIKFRQRVLVDMSNRSLESTMIGEKVAMPVALAPTGMTGMQHPDGEMLAAQAAEEFGVPFTLSTMSICSIEDVASVTRKPFWFQLYVLRDKDFVLSLIDRAKAAKCSALVLTLDLQILGQRHKDIRNGLSAPPRFTPKHVWQVATRPGWCLGMAGTKRRTFRNIVGHAKGVGDLTSLSSWTTEQFDPHLSWKDVAWIKERWGGKLILKGILDKEDALMAAKTGADAIIVSNHGGRQLDGAPSSISVLEEIADAVGDTIEVHMDGGIRSGQDVLKALCLGAKGTYIGRPFLYGLGALGKEGVTKALEIIRKEMDITLALCGKRLVTDMGKDQLRR, encoded by the coding sequence ATGAGCATGATTCTCACCATCGCCGATCTCAAGGACCTGGCGCGCCGCCGCGTGCCGAAGATGTTCTTCGACTATGCCGATTCCGGCGGATGGACCGAAAGCACCTACCGGGCCAATGAGGAGGATTTCCAAAAGATCAAGTTCCGCCAGCGCGTGCTGGTCGACATGAGCAACCGCTCGCTGGAATCGACCATGATCGGCGAGAAGGTGGCGATGCCGGTGGCGCTGGCGCCGACCGGCATGACCGGCATGCAGCACCCCGACGGCGAGATGCTGGCGGCGCAGGCGGCGGAGGAATTCGGCGTGCCGTTCACGCTGTCGACGATGAGCATCTGCTCGATCGAGGATGTCGCATCGGTGACCAGGAAGCCGTTCTGGTTCCAGCTCTATGTGCTGCGCGACAAGGATTTCGTCCTCAGTCTCATCGACAGGGCGAAGGCGGCGAAGTGCTCGGCGCTGGTGCTGACGCTCGACCTGCAGATCCTCGGCCAGCGCCACAAGGACATCCGCAACGGGCTGTCGGCGCCGCCGCGCTTCACGCCGAAGCATGTCTGGCAGGTGGCGACCAGGCCTGGCTGGTGCCTTGGCATGGCCGGCACCAAGCGCCGGACTTTTCGCAACATCGTCGGCCACGCCAAGGGCGTCGGCGACCTCACCTCGCTGTCGTCGTGGACGACGGAGCAATTCGATCCGCATCTGTCGTGGAAGGACGTCGCCTGGATCAAGGAGCGCTGGGGCGGCAAGCTGATCCTGAAGGGCATCCTCGACAAGGAGGACGCGCTGATGGCGGCCAAGACCGGCGCCGACGCGATCATCGTCTCCAATCACGGCGGACGCCAGCTCGACGGCGCGCCGTCGTCGATCTCGGTGCTGGAAGAGATCGCCGATGCGGTCGGCGACACGATCGAGGTGCATATGGATGGCGGCATCCGCTCGGGCCAGGACGTGCTGAAGGCGCTGTGCCTCGGCGCCAAGGGCACCTATATCGGCCGGCCTTTCCTCTACGGCCTCGGCGCGCTTGGCAAGGAAGGCGTCACCAAAGCCTTGGAAATCATCCGCAAGGAGATGGACATAACGCTGGCACTGTGCGGAAAGCGTCTGGTGACCGACATGGGCAAGGATCAGCTTCGGCGTTAG
- a CDS encoding metallophosphoesterase, with product MTAPGIHFLDARGPEGMRIYAVGDVHGRLDLLAAMYRRIAAEISQARPADWRVIHLGDYVDRGPDSKSVLDFLIEVRKRDPRHLMLAGNHDIGFLDFLETPDADGLFMRYGGIQTAQSYGVALNEGGGAWFGRSEAALRQGHAELVEAVPKSHVEFLQSLPFSLTFGDFFFCHAGIRPGIALESQSTQDLIWIRDVFHNHSGLHPKIVVHGHTPVPEAQVMVNRVNIDTLAYQTGNLSALVVEGADKRILVVSGERGA from the coding sequence TTGACTGCCCCCGGCATCCACTTTCTCGACGCGCGCGGACCGGAAGGCATGCGCATCTATGCGGTCGGCGACGTGCATGGCCGGCTCGACCTGCTCGCTGCCATGTACCGCCGGATCGCGGCCGAGATCAGCCAGGCGCGGCCGGCCGACTGGCGTGTCATCCATCTCGGCGACTATGTCGATCGCGGCCCGGACTCCAAGAGCGTCCTCGATTTCCTTATCGAAGTGCGAAAACGCGACCCGCGCCACCTGATGCTCGCCGGCAACCACGACATCGGCTTCCTCGACTTCCTCGAAACCCCCGATGCAGACGGGCTTTTCATGCGCTATGGCGGCATCCAGACCGCGCAATCCTATGGCGTAGCGCTCAATGAAGGCGGCGGCGCATGGTTTGGCAGGTCAGAGGCGGCACTGCGGCAAGGCCATGCAGAACTTGTCGAGGCGGTGCCGAAAAGCCATGTCGAGTTCCTGCAGTCGCTGCCGTTTTCACTGACCTTCGGCGACTTCTTCTTCTGCCATGCCGGCATCCGGCCAGGCATTGCGCTGGAAAGCCAGAGCACGCAGGACCTGATCTGGATCCGCGATGTCTTCCACAATCATTCCGGCCTGCATCCAAAAATCGTGGTGCATGGCCACACGCCGGTGCCGGAGGCCCAGGTGATGGTCAACCGCGTCAATATCGACACGCTCGCCTACCAGACGGGAAACCTCAGCGCGCTCGTCGTCGAGGGTGCCGACAAGCGTATCCTGGTGGTGTCAGGCGAGAGGGGCGCTTAG
- a CDS encoding type 1 glutamine amidotransferase — MRVLVVQNFDSEGLGQIGAALVEAGADIDLRRPYCGETLPRDSAAHDAMVVLGGAQNALDDEICPYFPELLDLTRDFAGKDRAVLGICLGSQLVARAFGGENRIGTASEFGWHKVSLTPAATADPVLAALPENFPIFEWHDDTFVLPENAVRLAGNKVAENQAFRIGRAVYGFQFHFEADQPMVRDWSASFASLIAERHPDWSDRLDDEMARHGADADAAGLAIARAWVATI; from the coding sequence ATGCGGGTGCTGGTGGTCCAGAATTTCGACAGCGAGGGCCTTGGCCAGATCGGCGCAGCCCTTGTCGAGGCGGGCGCCGATATCGACCTGCGCCGGCCCTATTGTGGCGAGACGCTGCCGCGCGACAGCGCTGCGCACGACGCCATGGTCGTGCTCGGCGGCGCCCAGAATGCGCTGGACGACGAGATTTGCCCGTATTTTCCTGAACTTCTCGACCTGACGCGCGATTTCGCCGGCAAGGATCGCGCCGTGCTTGGTATTTGCCTTGGCAGCCAGCTGGTCGCGCGCGCCTTCGGCGGCGAGAACCGGATCGGCACCGCCTCGGAATTCGGCTGGCACAAGGTCTCGCTCACGCCGGCGGCGACGGCTGATCCGGTGCTCGCCGCGCTGCCCGAAAACTTTCCGATCTTCGAGTGGCACGACGACACCTTTGTCTTGCCCGAAAACGCCGTGCGGCTCGCCGGCAACAAGGTCGCCGAGAACCAGGCGTTTCGCATCGGCCGCGCCGTCTATGGCTTTCAGTTCCATTTCGAGGCGGACCAGCCGATGGTCCGCGACTGGAGCGCATCCTTCGCATCGCTCATTGCCGAACGGCATCCGGACTGGAGCGATCGGCTCGACGACGAAATGGCCCGCCACGGAGCGGATGCCGATGCCGCCGGGCTGGCCATCGCCCGCGCCTGGGTGGCGACGATCTGA
- a CDS encoding 16S rRNA (uracil(1498)-N(3))-methyltransferase encodes MRANYKMQRLFVPDDLGPNVEFEASPQQGHYLLHVLRLGEGAEILLFNGRDGEWSAAIAARSKKAVRLKVLALQRPQPPLPDLVYCFAPLKQGRLDYLVQKAVEMGAGVLQPVITRHTQVAKPGIERLRANVVEAAEQCGILAVPELREAEKFERLLAGWDKERRLIFCDEDASTNNPLPALQAVREKRLGLLVGPEGGFSDEERRMLRALPFVTAIPLGPRILRADTAAVAALAVIQATIGDW; translated from the coding sequence ATGCGCGCCAATTACAAGATGCAGCGGCTGTTCGTGCCCGACGACCTCGGACCGAATGTCGAATTTGAGGCGAGCCCGCAGCAGGGCCATTACCTCTTGCATGTGCTGCGGCTCGGCGAAGGCGCCGAAATCCTGTTGTTCAACGGCCGCGACGGCGAATGGTCGGCGGCAATCGCCGCCAGGTCAAAAAAGGCGGTGCGGCTCAAGGTGCTGGCCTTGCAGCGGCCGCAGCCGCCGCTGCCCGATCTCGTCTACTGCTTTGCGCCGCTAAAGCAGGGTCGGCTCGATTATCTGGTGCAGAAGGCGGTCGAAATGGGCGCTGGCGTCCTGCAGCCGGTCATCACCCGGCACACGCAGGTGGCAAAGCCCGGCATCGAACGGCTGCGCGCCAATGTCGTCGAGGCCGCCGAACAATGCGGCATCCTGGCGGTGCCGGAGCTGCGCGAAGCGGAAAAATTCGAGCGCCTGCTGGCCGGCTGGGACAAGGAGCGGCGGTTGATCTTCTGCGACGAGGATGCCTCCACCAACAATCCGCTGCCGGCGCTGCAGGCGGTGCGGGAGAAGAGGCTCGGGCTGCTGGTCGGGCCCGAGGGCGGGTTTTCCGACGAGGAACGAAGGATGCTGCGGGCGCTGCCTTTCGTAACCGCGATTCCGCTCGGTCCGCGCATCCTGCGCGCCGATACGGCTGCGGTGGCGGCACTGGCCGTGATACAGGCGACAATCGGGGATTGGTGA
- a CDS encoding glutamate--cysteine ligase has product MARDTTDFRPIEGVDELVEHLAEGNKPRDKWRIGTEHEKFPFYVDGNAPVPYGGEHGIRAILEGMQEKLGWDPIMDAGRIIGLVEPTGRGAISLEPGGQFELSGAPLETIHQTCREGNAHLAQVREIAEPMGIRFLGLGGSPKWSLAETPKMPKSRYEIMTRYMPKVGSKGLDMMYRTCTIQVNLDFESEADMRRKMQVSLKLQPLSTALFANSPFTEGRPNGFQSWRGDIWRDTDNQRSGLLDFCFSPDFGFADYVEWALDVPMYFVIRDGHYHDMTHVTFRQFMAGAARNEISDGLPTMGDWANHLSTLFPDVRLKRFLEMRGADGGPWRRICALPAFWVGLLYDAAALDAAEALTSSWSYEEVLAMRNAVPEQGISAPFRNTTLREIARDVLVISRMGLKNRGRKNRDGYDETSFLSTLDEVVARGTTSAEELLSAYHTRWGGSIEPVFMEYAY; this is encoded by the coding sequence ATGGCGCGCGACACAACCGATTTCCGGCCGATCGAAGGCGTCGACGAGCTTGTCGAGCACCTGGCTGAAGGCAACAAGCCGCGTGACAAATGGCGCATCGGCACCGAACACGAGAAATTCCCGTTCTATGTCGACGGCAATGCGCCGGTGCCCTATGGCGGCGAGCACGGCATCCGCGCCATTCTCGAGGGCATGCAGGAAAAACTCGGCTGGGATCCGATCATGGATGCCGGCCGTATCATCGGCCTGGTCGAGCCGACCGGCCGGGGCGCGATTTCGCTGGAACCTGGCGGCCAGTTCGAACTGTCCGGCGCGCCGCTGGAGACGATCCATCAGACCTGCCGCGAGGGCAATGCGCATCTGGCGCAGGTGCGCGAGATCGCCGAGCCGATGGGCATCCGCTTCCTCGGCCTCGGCGGCAGCCCGAAATGGTCGCTGGCCGAGACGCCGAAAATGCCGAAATCGCGCTACGAGATCATGACGCGCTACATGCCCAAGGTCGGCAGCAAGGGCCTCGACATGATGTACCGCACCTGCACCATCCAGGTGAATCTCGACTTCGAAAGCGAGGCCGACATGCGCCGCAAGATGCAGGTGTCGCTGAAGCTGCAGCCGCTGTCGACGGCGCTGTTCGCCAACTCGCCGTTCACCGAGGGCCGGCCCAACGGATTTCAGAGCTGGCGCGGCGACATCTGGCGCGACACCGACAACCAGCGCTCGGGCCTGCTCGACTTCTGCTTCTCGCCCGATTTCGGCTTCGCCGACTATGTCGAATGGGCGCTCGACGTGCCGATGTACTTCGTCATCCGCGACGGCCACTACCACGACATGACGCACGTCACCTTCCGCCAGTTCATGGCAGGTGCGGCCCGCAACGAGATTTCTGACGGGCTGCCGACGATGGGCGATTGGGCGAACCATTTGTCAACGCTGTTTCCCGACGTGCGATTGAAGCGTTTCCTTGAAATGCGCGGCGCCGATGGCGGACCGTGGCGGCGCATCTGCGCGCTGCCGGCCTTCTGGGTCGGGCTGCTCTATGACGCGGCGGCGCTCGACGCGGCCGAGGCGCTGACCTCGAGCTGGAGCTATGAAGAGGTTCTGGCGATGCGCAACGCCGTGCCGGAACAGGGCATTTCGGCGCCGTTCCGCAACACGACACTGCGCGAGATCGCCCGCGACGTGCTCGTCATCTCGCGCATGGGGCTGAAGAACCGCGGCCGCAAGAACCGCGACGGCTACGACGAAACGTCGTTCCTCAGCACGCTGGACGAAGTCGTCGCGCGCGGCACCACCAGCGCCGAGGAGCTGCTCTCCGCCTATCATACGCGCTGGGGCGGCTCGATCGAACCGGTGTTCATGGAGTATGCGTATTAG
- a CDS encoding DUF937 domain-containing protein, with the protein MPSLFDILAQAQNGNGMQALAQQFGLSQQQAQSAVEALLPAFSQGLKRSTSDPYGLGAFMTAMASGQHAKYFEDASRAFSPQGVDEGNGILGHLFGSKDLSRAVASQAAQVSGVSQQILQQMLPVVASMMMGGLFKQTTNQMQAAGGFGGGSNPLGEIIEQMMRQAGAQAPQQRPAPQPGPMDNPFGKMLQDMFGGAQQPQGQPQQAPNPYGDNPLGKVLQDMFGGGAQQSQPSQAPQQRETPQPQTNPSGRPRNPFDDLFGKMFEAGAKQRDDYQKGMESIFDQFKRGMDRR; encoded by the coding sequence ATGCCTTCCTTGTTCGACATTCTGGCGCAGGCGCAGAACGGCAACGGCATGCAGGCCCTGGCCCAACAGTTCGGGCTTTCGCAGCAGCAAGCGCAATCGGCGGTCGAGGCGCTGCTGCCGGCCTTTTCACAGGGGCTGAAGCGCAGCACCTCCGACCCGTACGGGCTCGGCGCGTTCATGACGGCAATGGCCAGTGGCCAGCACGCCAAATATTTCGAGGACGCTAGCCGGGCCTTTTCGCCGCAGGGCGTCGATGAAGGCAACGGCATTCTTGGCCATCTGTTCGGCTCAAAAGACCTATCCCGCGCCGTTGCCAGCCAGGCAGCGCAGGTGAGCGGCGTCAGCCAGCAGATCTTGCAGCAGATGTTGCCGGTCGTGGCTTCGATGATGATGGGCGGCCTGTTCAAGCAGACCACAAATCAGATGCAGGCAGCAGGCGGATTCGGTGGCGGCAGCAATCCGCTCGGCGAGATCATCGAGCAGATGATGCGGCAGGCCGGCGCGCAGGCGCCGCAACAGCGCCCGGCACCACAGCCCGGCCCGATGGACAATCCGTTCGGCAAGATGCTGCAGGATATGTTTGGCGGCGCGCAGCAGCCGCAGGGTCAGCCGCAGCAGGCGCCCAATCCCTACGGCGACAATCCGCTCGGCAAGGTGCTGCAGGACATGTTCGGCGGTGGTGCGCAGCAGTCGCAGCCGAGTCAGGCGCCACAGCAGCGGGAAACGCCGCAGCCGCAGACCAATCCGAGCGGCAGGCCACGCAATCCGTTCGACGATTTGTTCGGCAAGATGTTCGAGGCGGGCGCGAAGCAGCGCGACGATTACCAGAAGGGCATGGAATCGATCTTCGATCAATTCAAGCGAGGCATGGACCGGCGGTAA
- a CDS encoding type II toxin-antitoxin system HicB family antitoxin produces MTGRLEYPVVIAPLATEDGGGFSALVPDLPGCMSDGDTPEEAVANVQDAIASWIEAAHELGRPIPRPSRKLAFA; encoded by the coding sequence ATGACGGGCAGACTTGAATATCCGGTCGTCATCGCACCGCTCGCTACAGAAGACGGAGGCGGATTTTCGGCCTTGGTACCTGATCTGCCGGGCTGTATGAGCGATGGGGACACTCCTGAAGAGGCCGTCGCGAACGTCCAGGACGCCATAGCATCCTGGATAGAAGCCGCGCACGAACTTGGCAGACCTATACCGAGGCCGTCGCGAAAGCTGGCCTTCGCCTGA
- a CDS encoding DUF1127 domain-containing protein → MATFDFATETSRITSRPAIATRVVNTISDVYRAWKNRRAFYRLGEMSDAELADIGLTRADLHVAIDVPFGRDPTERLRAIAADRADTIEDIARKVT, encoded by the coding sequence ATGGCTACGTTTGATTTCGCCACCGAGACTTCGCGCATCACGTCGCGTCCGGCTATTGCGACGCGCGTGGTCAATACCATCTCCGACGTCTATCGCGCCTGGAAAAACCGCCGCGCCTTCTATCGCCTTGGCGAGATGTCGGATGCCGAACTTGCCGACATCGGCTTGACGCGCGCCGATCTCCACGTCGCCATCGACGTGCCGTTTGGCCGCGATCCAACCGAGAGGCTTCGCGCCATCGCGGCCGATCGCGCAGACACGATCGAGGATATTGCCCGCAAGGTGACCTGA